A region from the Parcubacteria group bacterium genome encodes:
- a CDS encoding SDR family oxidoreductase: protein MQVFLTGATGFLGGELLVLLSKDERIDKIYCLVRATDSIEADKRLVRVFAFHDDYFDRKKIIPIPGDLSREFLVDQMEAMEELCDVDTIIHAAADTSFAPSHKDNIQQVNIIGASNVAKWAARLPNLKTFVYVGTSWICGCDKPHRIVHEDESPNIEYSQLVEYSRSKSIGEINIRKMIPADKLLVVRPSIIMGDSRAWAPRSFVISWAIAAFNLLRLVAMDSEAFCDIIPIDYATKAIAELLFSQRSFNTYHISSGVNTSTNMNLLLNAIGADDNRPGFHFVDYSLMRQMQLFSKRQLTDMAGLKDCSEYLAYWGKTFNGDNALRRLLWAVNYYYQFVNLSLVFDNTRLLKDTDIGFSEPAHRYMGRNREQLRKIDIIGGSLDP, encoded by the coding sequence AAGGGCGACCGATAGTATTGAAGCAGACAAGCGATTGGTAAGAGTTTTTGCTTTTCATGATGATTATTTTGACCGAAAGAAAATAATTCCTATACCCGGTGATTTATCAAGGGAATTCTTGGTTGATCAGATGGAGGCAATGGAAGAATTGTGTGACGTGGATACGATTATCCATGCCGCCGCCGATACTTCATTTGCTCCCAGTCACAAAGACAATATTCAGCAAGTGAACATCATCGGGGCTAGTAATGTTGCCAAGTGGGCAGCCAGACTTCCTAATCTGAAAACTTTCGTGTATGTGGGAACTTCCTGGATATGCGGATGTGATAAGCCTCATCGCATTGTCCACGAAGATGAATCTCCGAACATTGAATACAGCCAGCTCGTTGAATACAGTCGCAGCAAATCGATTGGTGAAATCAATATTCGAAAAATGATTCCGGCGGATAAACTTCTAGTGGTGCGGCCATCCATTATTATGGGCGACAGCAGAGCTTGGGCGCCCAGATCGTTCGTCATCAGTTGGGCGATTGCGGCTTTCAATCTACTAAGGCTGGTTGCGATGGATTCCGAAGCATTTTGCGACATAATTCCCATCGACTATGCCACTAAAGCGATTGCAGAGTTGCTTTTTTCTCAAAGGAGTTTCAATACCTATCACATTTCATCCGGAGTAAATACATCCACTAATATGAATTTACTTTTGAATGCAATCGGTGCTGATGATAATCGACCAGGGTTTCATTTTGTGGATTACTCCTTAATGAGACAGATGCAGCTTTTTTCCAAAAGGCAGTTAACGGACATGGCTGGTTTGAAAGATTGTTCCGAGTATTTGGCTTATTGGGGCAAAACATTCAATGGTGACAATGCTCTCCGCAGATTGCTCTGGGCAGTTAACTATTATTATCAGTTCGTAAACTTGAGTTTGGTTTTTGACAATACCAGACTACTCAAGGATACAGACATCGGTTTCTCAGAGCCTGCTCATCGGTATATGGGAAGAAACAGGGAACAGCTCAGAAAGATTGACATTATTGGCGGATCGCTTGATCCATGA
- a CDS encoding HAMP domain-containing sensor histidine kinase: MAAILLYDIILGIFFSVKKIKLLDENQKKQFKIFATGSLLMIFLGGMIDVVPSIFDNATIVLFTPYSSLVFALFGAYAMVKYKALNAKVLAAQMLVVSLIILIGSQLFFITNPINRGITIITLFIATVFGWWLVNSVKKEVKQKEALEFANEELKRMDQVKNEFINIASHQLRTPVTVIKGTIAMLIDGTMDSFDAETKKKFYAGAQFKCKKLEDIINDILSATALTNKKFNAMDTEVEKINLREFFDKMIDGFKPETMEREIELSLGKLDKSTPDIFGQKQYLEEVFSNLITNAIKYTPSPKMTPDIRDKRAGKAIIKINSRKEGENIIFSVKDNGIGIPVEAIPNLFQKFVRAKNAVDMYTDGTGLGLFIIREIVEGHGGKVWVKSQLGKGSEFFVQLPIKPVGKVDIKEYIKERAEIKM, encoded by the coding sequence ATGGCAGCCATTCTTTTGTATGACATTATTTTGGGGATCTTCTTTTCTGTTAAAAAAATTAAGCTCTTGGACGAAAATCAAAAAAAGCAGTTTAAAATATTTGCCACAGGGTCTCTGCTTATGATATTTCTGGGCGGAATGATAGATGTGGTGCCGTCTATCTTTGATAATGCAACTATAGTGCTTTTCACTCCCTATTCCTCACTTGTATTTGCCTTATTTGGAGCCTATGCCATGGTTAAATATAAAGCGTTAAATGCAAAAGTTCTCGCTGCTCAAATGCTAGTAGTATCTTTGATAATCCTAATAGGTTCGCAATTATTTTTTATAACTAATCCGATCAATCGCGGTATAACAATAATCACTTTATTTATTGCTACAGTTTTTGGTTGGTGGCTGGTAAATTCAGTTAAAAAAGAGGTCAAGCAAAAAGAAGCCCTGGAGTTTGCCAATGAAGAATTGAAGCGGATGGATCAAGTCAAAAACGAGTTCATCAATATCGCCTCGCATCAGTTGCGCACCCCCGTCACTGTCATTAAAGGCACAATCGCAATGCTGATCGATGGGACGATGGATTCTTTTGATGCCGAGACCAAAAAGAAATTTTATGCTGGCGCTCAATTCAAGTGCAAGAAGCTGGAGGATATTATAAATGACATCCTAAGTGCTACTGCGCTGACAAACAAAAAGTTCAACGCCATGGATACGGAAGTGGAAAAAATTAACCTCAGGGAATTTTTTGACAAGATGATTGACGGCTTCAAGCCAGAAACAATGGAGCGGGAGATCGAATTGTCCCTGGGAAAGTTAGATAAATCTACACCGGATATTTTTGGACAAAAACAATACCTGGAGGAAGTTTTTTCTAATTTAATTACCAATGCTATCAAATACACACCTTCTCCCAAAATGACTCCGGATATTCGGGATAAGAGAGCCGGGAAAGCAATTATTAAAATCAACAGTCGCAAAGAAGGGGAAAATATTATTTTTTCTGTCAAAGACAATGGTATCGGTATTCCCGTCGAAGCCATCCCGAATTTATTTCAAAAATTCGTGCGAGCAAAAAACGCTGTGGATATGTATACTGACGGAACAGGACTCGGGCTATTTATTATCAGAGAAATTGTCGAAGGTCACGGCGGAAAAGTTTGGGTAAAATCCCAATTAGGCAAAGGCTCGGAATTTTTTGTGCAACTGCCAATCAAGCCTGTCGGCAAAGTAGATATTAAGGAATATATCAAAGAGAGAGCGGAAATTAAAATGTAA
- a CDS encoding response regulator: MINNKIKVLFVEDDPEQVFLFSKVFDIKGLLTMPATTSEEVFKVISWDRPDIVLLDVMLRNENGLDIMEKLRNDSRVKGVPIFVFTNTDKKEYKDRAEKLGAEDYIIKANTTPQEMVERIKRFVKDGGVI; encoded by the coding sequence ATGATTAATAATAAGATTAAAGTTCTATTTGTTGAAGATGATCCGGAACAAGTGTTTCTTTTTAGTAAAGTTTTTGACATCAAAGGTCTTCTTACTATGCCGGCCACTACGAGTGAGGAGGTTTTTAAAGTAATTTCTTGGGATAGGCCGGACATTGTGCTTTTGGATGTGATGCTCCGCAATGAAAACGGATTGGATATTATGGAAAAACTAAGGAATGATTCCCGCGTGAAAGGCGTGCCAATTTTTGTTTTTACTAATACTGACAAAAAAGAATACAAAGATCGAGCGGAAAAACTGGGAGCGGAGGATTATATTATCAAAGCCAATACTACTCCGCAGGAAATGGTGGAGCGGATAAAGAGGTTTGTGAAAGATGGGGGTGTTATCTGA
- a CDS encoding phosphotransferase: protein MKSKKSLDWEEEEIGSYLSSTGIIKGCCFVFKIDRGIESKNYIISVGNRSNYKYLLKIYSENSYGEILYEIEILNKLNSCFEKKFFPIISKEVFFIDKKPSILLKYIKGNILSKKEISPSLVRKIAKKQASMHLSLADFRPKHKRTRLSIYNFSFADFNLGNINDSRKKILQKEVGELKQEICLFEKIKFRKSIIHEDLSMENIILTKNDGVSFIDFGESHYAEMISDVAIAIKEIIIRNKGVDFGLMRDYLDSYRKTISLAKEEVGALLFLLKRRTAFMLAYLLNKQGLDNEIEFTKKIDEEIRMLKLLRKNSQLIKNFIKNYE, encoded by the coding sequence ATGAAGAGCAAAAAAAGTTTAGACTGGGAAGAGGAAGAAATAGGATCATATTTGAGCTCTACTGGCATAATAAAAGGGTGCTGTTTTGTTTTTAAAATAGACAGGGGGATTGAAAGCAAAAACTACATCATCAGTGTTGGAAACAGGAGCAATTATAAATATCTATTGAAGATTTATTCAGAAAATAGTTATGGAGAAATCTTATATGAAATAGAGATTTTAAATAAATTAAACTCTTGTTTTGAGAAAAAATTTTTCCCGATTATTTCTAAGGAAGTATTCTTTATTGATAAAAAACCAAGTATTCTTTTGAAATATATCAAGGGTAATATTCTTTCAAAGAAAGAAATCTCTCCCAGTCTTGTTAGGAAGATAGCTAAAAAACAAGCAAGCATGCATCTTTCCCTTGCTGACTTTAGGCCTAAGCATAAGAGAACAAGACTTTCAATTTATAATTTTAGTTTTGCTGATTTTAATTTGGGCAACATCAATGACTCGCGTAAAAAAATATTGCAAAAAGAAGTTGGCGAGCTTAAGCAAGAAATTTGTCTATTTGAAAAAATAAAATTTAGAAAATCCATTATACATGAAGATTTGAGCATGGAAAATATAATTTTGACTAAAAATGACGGAGTTAGTTTTATTGATTTTGGCGAGTCTCACTATGCTGAAATGATTAGTGATGTAGCGATAGCAATAAAAGAAATAATTATAAGAAACAAGGGAGTCGATTTTGGTTTGATGAGGGATTATTTGGATTCATATCGGAAAACTATCAGTCTAGCTAAAGAAGAAGTGGGAGCTTTACTATTTTTATTAAAAAGACGGACAGCATTTATGCTGGCTTATCTTTTGAATAAGCAAGGGCTGGATAATGAAATTGAATTTACGAAAAAGATTGATGAAGAAATTCGAATGTTGAAATTATTGCGTAAGAATAGCCAGCTTATAAAAAATTTTATCAAAAACTATGAGTAA